One Vibrio gallaecicus genomic region harbors:
- a CDS encoding DUF134 domain-containing protein: protein MARPKKHRVLCTRAAYSCFKPNGIPREELHHEDLHLEELEALRLADVEGLSQLEAAMQMQVSRQTFGNIIKRARAKVATCIVHGHALVIQES from the coding sequence ATGGCTCGACCAAAAAAACATCGAGTGTTATGTACACGTGCTGCTTATTCTTGTTTCAAGCCTAATGGAATTCCTCGAGAGGAACTCCATCATGAAGACCTTCATTTAGAAGAGCTGGAAGCATTACGCTTGGCTGATGTTGAAGGGCTGAGTCAGCTTGAAGCCGCAATGCAAATGCAGGTGTCCCGCCAAACGTTCGGTAACATCATTAAACGTGCACGAGCTAAAGTAGCAACCTGCATTGTTCATGGTCATGCACTAGTGATTCAAGAGTCCTGA
- the nqrM gene encoding (Na+)-NQR maturation NqrM has protein sequence MTFLFTLLSFIAVITLMSIGIIFSRHPIKGSCGGLAQLDIKKECNCVDMCVEHSRVLYQIKEPYQDS, from the coding sequence ATGACATTCTTATTCACTCTCCTGAGTTTTATCGCCGTAATAACGTTGATGTCGATAGGTATCATTTTTTCACGACACCCCATCAAAGGGAGTTGTGGCGGGTTAGCTCAATTAGATATCAAGAAAGAATGCAATTGCGTAGATATGTGTGTGGAACACAGCCGAGTACTCTACCAAATCAAAGAGCCCTATCAGGACTCTTGA